One region of Culex pipiens pallens isolate TS chromosome 2, TS_CPP_V2, whole genome shotgun sequence genomic DNA includes:
- the LOC120420065 gene encoding uncharacterized protein LOC120420065, which yields MSPHHRINLLKLIDLAIGSPKPGSVNFNLLHKVLYVLAVRGGPAEHDEIELGHVGDSTPLMGGTLPDAEDGRTRLMVQRISGGADDQTLKITGSRIVVPWEQQQRKHQRLDSSLVVGEDEAEEALKSQLSAMSSVVLELGERVQEMSQKPDESVERLRERIDALEGLVELQMKEITKLQEGTSSGAAEHIECDFTRQKSGLWKAIDALQNKIQNFNLDETRNDTGNIQQNESSELNVAGENQGPVPNSMNWSLDSSMQYYEELVAKQNRFEQSLESLALENDTCYKDLLVKLESCNDRLKSMEDSTTAKLEQLERSIERLFQQKADDVEIESRVRMSIHQARPSILAAPRNVDIVGLHQTNPQFEEQMMILAEQIKSTQNDLYDLRESLNGKASTEYMITLESALTDQVKQLQREIKTMTTKRAAFGSGAEDRGAAGTKSKMLQDVGCISCDREVAMRTCEEVVPQPAILQINRTVKANLRYQLSEIRKGLELHPGSASSNLQPVDKMYRSIAQGRKLHRGK from the exons ATGTCGCCTCACCATCGAATCAACCTGCTCAAACTGATTGACCTCGCCATCGGAAGCCCCAAGCCCGGCTCGGTCAACTTCAATCTGCTGCACAAAGTGCTGTACGTTCTGGCAGTCCGGGGTGGCCCGGCCGAACATGACGAAATCGAACTCGGCCACGTCGGGGACAGCACTCCGCTGATGGGAGGAACCCTCCCGGACGCGGAAGATGGCCGAACCCGGCTGATGGTACAGCGGATCTCCGGCGGGGCGGATGATCAAACGCTCAAGATAACCGGATCGCGCATTGTAGTCCCGtgggagcagcagcagcgtaaGCATCAGCGGTTGGACAGCAGCTTGGTCGTTGGGGAAgatgaagcggaagaagcgctCAAGTCCCAGCTGAGTGCCATGTCTTCGGTGGTTCTGGAGCTGGGGGAGCGAGTTCAGGAAATGTCGCAGAAGCCGGATGAGAGCGTTGAGAGGTTGAGGGAGCGAATTGATGCTTTGGAGGGATTGGTGGAGTTACAGATGAAGGAAATTACGAAGCTGCAAGAGGGAACTAGCTCTGGTGCAGCTGAACACATTGAGTGCGATTTCACtaggcaaaaaagtggacttTGGAAAGCAATTGATGCTCTGcagaataaaattcaaaacttcaatctAGATGAAACAAGAAATGATACCGGTAACATTCAACAGAATGAAAGTTCAGAGTTGAACGTTGCAGGAGAAAATCAAGG ACCTGTTCCAAACTCGATGAACTGGTCACTGGACAGCAGCATGCAATACTATGAAGAACTAGTCGCGAAGCAAAATCGTTTTGAGCAATCGTTGGAATCGCTTGCACTGGAGAATGACACATGCTACAAGGACCTCCTCGTCAAACTGGAGTCATGCAATGATCGACTAAAATCCATGGAGGACTCAACCACCGCTAAACTAGAACAACTGGAGCGATCCATTGAACGGCTGTTCCAACAAAAGGCTGACGATGTCGAGATTGAGTCTCGCGTCCGCATGTCCATCCACCAAGCACGTCCCAGTATCCTTGCAGCTCCAAGAAACGTTGACATCGTAGGATTGCATCAAACAAACCCGCAGTTTGAAGAACAAATGATGATCCTGGCGGAGCAAATCAAGTCCACCCAAAACGACCTGTACGATCTCCGCGAAAGTTTGAACGGAAAGGCCAGCACCGAGTACATGATCACGCTGGAGTCCGCCCTGACCGACCAGGTGAAACAACTGCAGCGTGAAATAAAGACCATGACGACTAAGAGAGCGGCTTTCGGAAGTGGTGCCGAGGATCGCGGAGCAGCAGGAACAAAATCAAAGATGCTGCAGGACGTGGGTTGTATTTCCTGCGATCGGGAGGTGGCGATGCGAACCTGTGAAGAAGTGGTTCCGCAGCCGGCGATTTTGCAGATTAATCGCACTGTTAAGGCGAATCTTCGATATCAGTTGAGCGAAATAAGGAAAGGGTTGGAACTGCATCCGGGAAGTGCGTCTAGCAATCTTCAGCCGGTGGATAAAATGTATCGGTCGATTGCTCAGGGAAGGAAATTACACCGCGGCAAgtga